The Bacteroidia bacterium genomic interval ACCCAGAATAAGGCAGGTAAAAATCCCTCTGTAAAATCCTTGATTACATCCTGCCTCATGGTCAGAAGTTTAGCCAGGTAAATCATCAAGGTGATTTTGGCCAGATCAGAAGGCTGGAAGGAAGTTCCAAAGATCGAGATCCATCGTGCAGTTTCATTGGTTTCACTTCCCGAGGCTATGGTGTAGATCAGCAAGGGAATGGTAACCAGCAAAAGGCCATTAGATAGTTTTGCAAAGATTCTATAGTTCAAGAGGTGAACAACAAACATGATCAGAAGTCCCGCTCCCAGGAGAAAGGCATGACGTAAAACCATTCCTTCAGTATCTCCACCGTAGATACGGTAAGCCCTCGCGCTTCCCGCACTATATAGTGCAAGAACACTCACCAAAACGATCATGAATACCGTTATCCAGATCATTTTGTCTCCTTTCAGTCTTGTTAAAATCCAACTCATGTCTTTCTTCTGTTAATTTTTTCCTGTTGAATCTTAGTCTTCCTTATTCTTTACTCTTGATAAAACTTCTTCTTTAAACTGCCTGCCCCGATCCTCATAGTTCTTAAAGAGGTCGAAACTGGCACATGCTGGAGAAAGTAGAACCGTATCGCCTTCTTCTGCCATTTCAGCTGCAAGGGCTAGTCCTTCTTTCATGCTCATGGCTTGCTGCAGGGGTTTGTCAAAGTTTTCTTCAAACTTCCTCTTGTCCTCCCCTAATACCACAATGCCTTTCACTTTCTTCTCAACCTCCTCTTTCAAATCACTGTAGTCATTTCCTTTGTCTACTCCTCCTGCCATCCAAATCAAAGGCCTGTCCATAGCTTCCAGCGCAAAAGCAAGCGCGTCTACATTGGTGGCTTTGGAATCATTTATATATCTCACTCCTTCAATCTCGGCTACCCATTCCAATCTGTGTTCGACTGGTTTGAATTCACAAAGCGCATCTTTAATCTTCTCTACTTCCACTCCGAAAGCCTGTACAGCCAGCAAAGCAGCTAAGGCATTGAGTTGATTATGTCGGCCAATCAGCTTGAGGTGGGTAAAGTCCAGAAATTCTGTTCCTCCTAATTGCAAGTGATTATTGGCTACCCATGCTTTAGATCCTTTGAGTTCTTTCAGGCTGAAGGGAAGTCGCTCTGCTTTAGGCTTTGCATCAAACAGCTGCTTGGCAATCTCTGTATCTTCCATCCAGTAGATCAGCTTGTTATTCTCTTCCTGATTCTCTGCGATTCGCATTTTTGCAGCTCCATATTTTTTGAGGCTGTAATTGTAGCGATCGAGATGGTCCGGGGTGATGTTGAGCAAAAGCGCGATTTCCGGCTTAAAGGTCTCGACATCATCCAATTGGAAAGAGCTGATTTCCAGCACATAGGCATCAAAAGATGCTTCTGCCAGCTGCCAGGCAAAACTTTTTCCGATATTTCCTGCCAATCCTACTTTTATACCTGCTGCATTCAAGAGGTGCCAAATGAGGGAAGTTGTGGTAGTTTTTCCATTGCTTCCGGTAATGGCAATCAATCGTGCGTCGGTATGAAGACTGGCAAATTCAATCTCGGAAATGATCCTGCCTCCTTCTCCTCTAATTTCTTGTATGATCCCTGCATGCTCCGGAATACCGGGGCTTTTTACGATCATATCTGCTTCAAAGAACTTTTCTTTTGTATGTTTTCCCTCTTCAAAAGGGATCTCTTTCTCTTCTAATATTTTTTTGAACCTTTCGGCGATATTTCCTGCATCTGATACCCATACCTCATAGCCTTCCTTTTGGGCCAAAATGGCTGCCCCAATTCCGCTTTCTCCAGCTCCCAGTATGGATACTTTCTTACTCATCTATCTCAGTTTCAAAGTTGCGAAGGCTACCAAAACGAGTAGGACTGCTACGATAAGAAAGCGAGCCACAATTTTTGCTTCGTGTAAACCTTTCTTTTCGTAATGGTGGTGAAGTGGAGCCATCAAAAAGACTCTTTTCCCTTCGCCTGTGCGTTTTTTGGTGTATTTAAAGTAGCTAACCTGTATGATGACAGATACTGCTTCAGCAATGAAGATTCCACAAAGAATCGGAATGAGTAATTCCTTTTTCACCATCAGTGCAAGTATTCCCAATGCTCCTCCCAGCGCCAAACTTCCCGTATCTCCCATGAATACCTGTGCCGGATAGGCATTGTACCAGAGGAATCCCAGACATCCACCGATTAGGGCTGTGGAATAAACCAACAGCTCTGCCGAGAGAGGGATATAACTGATATTCAGGTAAGTGGAAAACACAAAGTTTCCAGACACATAGGCAAACAATCCAAGACCTGCTCCTACGATAGCTGTAACACTGGAGGCCAAGCCATCAATTCCATCGGTAAGATTCACCGCATTGGAAACGAAGGTGATGATGAAGATCACTACCAGCAGATAGACCACTCGTCCCAGGATCTTCGGCTCAATGAAGTTCTGAAGTATGGGTACTTTGGAATAATCAAATACAAAGGATTTGAAGAATGGGAAATCTGTGATGTAGATAAAGCTTTCATCCTTAGGGCCGAAAAGCTCACTGGCAACCAGTTTGCGGTTGATGGCCGGGATATCCACTTCAAATTCTGTATTCATCAGGTTTCCTGCCAGGTCGTGAAAATCTCTCATGACCGTATAGGTCCCGATATCAATGTAATTTTCACCATCAGGCGCTTCTTCGTAGGCTACTCCATTTATTTTAACCAGCACATCACCCGGTCTGAATCCTACGTCCGTCAACAGCTTATTCGTTTTGATGACGTTTAGTTGAGTCAGGTTGGCTCTACTCCCCATAAAATCAGGGTGGTTGAGCATAACCAAGCCAACTACAATTCCTAAACCGACTTGTCCGACAATTTTGAATTTACCTTTCAATCCCGCTTTATCCTTCTTGAATACTTTTATGTAGTCGTCTACAAATCCAATGGCACCCATCCAAACTGTGCCCAGGAGAATCAACCATACGTAGCTGTTTTTGATGTCTGCCCACAAAAGGGTAGGAATCACTATGGCTGCTATGATGATAACCCCTCCCATAGTCGGGGTACCTGCTTTCGCCGCATGATCGGGTCCAGTATCCGAATCCCGGACAACTTCTCCGATCAGGTTCTTTCTCAATAAGTCAATGATCTTCTTGCCGATAAGCAAGGATATTATCAATGAAAAAATGATTGATAGTATCGCTCTGAAGGTGATAAATCGAAAAACACCAAAGCCAGGAATATCATAGAGTTCGTTCAGCCAGTCTAGAAAATAGTAAAGCATGTTTCGTTGTACATTTGGTTGATTGATAAATAAGAACGTGCTTCTAATTAAGCTTCCTGCTGTCTGTATTTTGTTGTATATCGCCTAAGCGTCATCATCTTTTGATTATTCGTTCATGGCTTCCATCAACACTTCGCGATCATCGAAAGGATGTCGCACTCCTTTGATTTCCTGATAGGTCTCATGACCTTTTCCGGCAACCAGAACGATGTCTTCGGGCCTTGCCAATTGGCAAGCGAGTCTAATCGCTTCTTTGCGGTTGCTGATTCTCAGTACTTTTCTTTGCAAAGGGAGTGGCACTCCTACATACATATCCTCGATGATTTGATCCGGGTCCTCATTGCGGGGATTATCAGAGGTCAAAATGATCTGCTCCGAATAATCTGTAGCAATTTTGGCCATTTTCGGCCGTTTAGTTTTATCCCGATTTCCCCCGCAGCCTACTACAGTCAGGATTCTGCCTTGCCCTTTATGGATGTCCTTCATTGTCCTCAAGACATTTTCCAGTGCATCCGGGGTATGTGCATAATCCACGATGGCAGTAAGTTTGTTTTGCCTCAACACTTCAAATCTTCCAGCGGCTCCTTCCAGCATACTCATTTCTCTTAGCACTTCCTGTGGTTCAAAACCCAGCTCAACGGCACAGGCATAAACCATCAGAAGATTGTAAGCATTGAAACTTCCCCTCAATCGAAACCAAACTTCAGACCTTCCTATCTGCAGGTTTAATCCTTCCAGTGCGTTTTCCAGAATCCTGGCGTGATAATCAACTGCTCGCTTTAGTGCGAAATACTTCACAACAGCTGATGTATTCTGTACCATGACCTTGCCATTTTTATCATCTGCATTGATGATGGCCACACTTTTTTTTCCCATCGAATCAAAGAGCATTTTCTTGGCCTGGATATAGGCTTTAAAAGTGCTGTGATAATCCAGATGGTCGTGGGTAATATTGGTAAACATTCCCACGCGGAAGGGTATACCTGCTACTCGATCCTGATCAAGTGCATGACTGCTCACTTCCATGAAACAGTACTCACAACCTGCTTCCAGCATCTTTGCGAACAATTGATGCAAAGATTTGGGATCAGGGGTTGTATGGGTAGCATGAACTACTTCGTTTCCGATGCGGTTCTCTATGGTAGAAACAAGTCCGGTCTTTATCCCCAGGCCGGTAAACAACTGGTACAAGAGCGTAACCGAAGTTGATTTTCCGTTGGTACCTGTGATACCAATCAGAGAGAGCTTTTGGGCTGGGTTTCCGAAGAAATTTGCCGATATATAGGCTAAAGCCCGTGAACTTTTTTCTACCTGTACCCAAGTAATCCCCGGTGCAGGATGATCAGGAAGCTGCTCCAGCACTACGGCTGAGGCTCCCTTTGCTATCGCCTTGTCAATGAACGCATGCCCGTCTACTTGTGTGCCTTTAACGGCTATAAACAAGTGGCCCTCTTCTACTTTTCTGGAATCGAAATGAAAATCTCCGATTTCGATTCCCGCGTCTCCCTGTATCTGCTTTACCTGAACATTACTGAGTAAGTCTTGCAGTTTCATATTCAGCTAAGAAACAGGGTTATTCTTGCCTGATCTGTAAACTTGTAACCGGGCAGTAAAGACTGCCTCCGTACACGGCCTATTCCTCTTAGAGTTACTTCAACTCCCATATTTTCGAGGAGGTTGATTGCATCTCTACTAGTCATGCCTTTGAGATCAGGGATTATATTTTCTTCCATCTCAAGCTTTTGGGTACGATATCTTGCGCTATCCACAAATGCCTGGATCCATTCTTCATTTTCTATGTTTTTGACCGGGATTTGAAGACTGGCAAAAACTTCTTTCGCACTATTCGCTTCAATCTTCGGGGCATTGGGGAATGGATTTGAATTTTCCGTATCCAATGGCTCGGCTTCAATCCCATTATCCATCCGATATACTTCCTGTGCAATGCGGCGGAAAATCGGAGCTGCTACACTCGCACCAGAACTGGTACCAGCATCTGGCTCGTCAACCATGATAAAGAGCGTATATCTGGGGTCATTGGCGGGGAAAAATCCACCGAATGAAGCCCTGTATTTTCTGATATATCCGTATTTGCCCGTTTTCTTTGCAGTACCGGTTTTACCCGCCACCTCAAAAGGCATATTTCTAAATTGTCTCTTTGCTGTGCCATCCCGTACTACCAACTTCATCATTTCTCTCACTGCTACTGCTACCTCAGGGCTACACATTTGCTCCGTCACTACCTCAGGTGCATATGCCTGGATCACATTTCCGTTGTCGGAAACTTGCTTGATGATCCATGGACGCATCAGTTTTCCTTTATTAGCTATACCGTTATAGAAAGAAGCCATTTGCATAGCGGTAACTCCAATCGAGTAGCCGTAAGCGAGGTTAGGCAAGGTAAAACTGGTGTAATCTTCATGGCCGGGCTCAATGATCAAGGGATTAGGTTCCCCTTTGATCTGCTGATTAGGCTTTTGGTAGAATCCAAAGTTTTTCAAGTGCTCGTAGAAACGCTCGGGATTCCCTCCGAAGTATTTTTGGACGATCTTAGCGATTCCAATGTTGGAGGATTCTTTGATCACCTCTTCAAGGGTAATGATTCCAAATGCATGACCATTATCCGAAATCTCCTTATCGTCAAGCATCATTTTACCATTGCCGGTATCAACTGAATCACAAACATCGAAGAGTTCGTCCTGCAAGAGAGCCGTTGCAGAGGCAATTTTGAAAGTCGATCCTGGCTCATAGCGTGTTGCAAGGGCCTGGTTATAGGTTTCAGGATAATTGGCAAGCGCCTTTACCTTTCCAGTTTCTACTTCAATTAAAATAGCAGTCCCGGACTGGGCATAATGACGGGTAACGCCGTCTTTCAGTGCTGACTCGACTACATCCTGTAGATCGACGTCCAGAGTTGTGGTAATATCGTAGCCATCATGTGCTCTTATTTCACCAAATTGATCGAGGGGCAAATAAGAATCTCCGACTACTTTTTGAGCAAGGACATAGCCATCGCGTCCACGCAATTCTCTATTAAAAGAATGCTCGATACCGCGAATACCTAAGGTATCATCCGCTAATTGTCCTAATGTAACCCGCGCCATATCATTAAAAGGATAAAAGCGCTCGTTTCGGAATTTTTCAACGACTAAACCTGCTTCCCAGCGTCCCCGGCGAAGGATGGGCCAGTTTTTAACCGTCTGCAATTCCTGAAAATTGATCTTTTTGCGAAGAAGATAGACGTGGCGATCTCCTTCGGCCATAGCAGTGCGTACCTTTTGGTAAACGCGAGTATGAGCCAGCGAATCCTCTTCCAAGTCAAAGAATTGATCCGCCATCAGACTGGATAAATGTTTCAAAGAGTCATCAAAATTGTCCCACTTGGTGGAATCAATAATTGAGGGGTCCAGGGCGATTTTGTAGAAAGGGATGGAGGTTGCCATGATGGTTCCTTTCTCATCCAAAATATTTCCACGATCAGCTACCAGCTTTTTAATAGAAATCTGTCCTTCTTCCAATTCCTTCTCGGACCAATAGGTAGAATTGAACTGCAATCCGACCACGCGCAGAATGATCATCAGTCCCATCAATAGGAAGAGACCGAAGAGCATGTACACTCGTGATAATATGTTGTCGGATACTTTCTTCATGCCAGATATCTTTTTATAGGGTTATGGATATGAATCTTTTTCATATCCAGGTTAAAGCGTAAAGAATGAGAGGGAAAAGCTGTGTCTGTGTCTGTTTCTGTTGATGGTTATTCAGTATTCGATTTGGTCTTGATCAATTTGTACGGGGGCTGTGCCAGTGGCCGTAGCCCTAAAGTGTCTACTGCGGGTTTTAACTCGGAGAACCTGGTCCCGGCACTCAAGGTAGATTTCCGAAGCAAGTATTTGGATTTCAGGTCCTTCACATCTTTCTCCAGCATTTCTATTTCCTTTACTTGCCGTTCTGCGTAATGTGTGTTTCCGATATACAGCATACCAATCAGAGCAAGGAAGATGATGAATCTCAGATAATCATCTACGCGTTTAACCGAAAGGCCTTTTTTGCCTTTGGCAGCCACCCCGTTTATCAGGGGTCCATTCTGCTTTTTTCGGTTTTTACTGATCACTTGCATGATATATTCAGTTCACGTTTTTGTGTTTCTATTTTCTTTCTACTGCCCTCAGCCTCGCACTTCTCGCCCTGTTATTCTCGTCGATCTCTAGCTGCGAAGCCTGAATCGCCTTTCTTGTTATTTTCTTCCAGGGACTCAAATCATTTCCGTAGAAATCTTTTTCCACTTTTCCAGCAAGATTTCCACTCCTGAAAAAATTCTTGACCATCCGGTCTTCCAGGGAGTGATATGCCATGACTACAAATCTTCCTCCGGGCTTCAGGATATTGAGGGAAGCGAGCAAAAGCTTTTCTAAAGCCTCCATTTCCTGATTTACCTCTATTCGAAGGGCTTGGTACACTTGAGCCAGAAATTTTGCCCTTCTTTTGTGAGGAATGGCCGACTGAAGAATATTCTCCAATTGACCCGTAGTCCTGATCTCCTCTGATGCCCTCCGCTCTACGACCAGATGTTGAACCTTTTTTGCATTGGGCAATTCGCCGTATACTTTAAAGATTCTGTAGAGCTCCGACTCCTCATATGTATTCAAAATCTCTGCAGCTGTGATTCCTTCACTTGTATTCATCCTCATATCCAGGGGCGCATCAAAACGATAGCTAAATCCCCGCTCCGCTGTATCAATCTGATGAGAAGAAATCCCCAAATCCGCAATGATTCCATCTACTCCTTTTATTTGCTGCGCTTCAAGCGCAGATTCAATGAACGCAAAGTTGCTCGCCACAAATTCCAACCGCTCGTCTTCCAATAGATTCCGTTTCGCATCAGCATCCTGATCAAAAGCGATCAGCTTGCCTCCTTCCAGCCTTGAGAGAATTTCTCTCGAGTGGCCTCCTCCCCCGTACGTTACATCGACATAAATTCCATTGGGATCAATGGAAAGCAGCTCAATGGTCTCTTTCAGCATGACCGGCACATGATAAGGAGTCATTATTGTCCTCCTTCCCCTGAACCCAGGTCTTTCATGACTTCTTCAGCAAGCATTCCAAAATCGTATCCGGGATCTTCCATCCAGCCTTCAAAGGCGTTTTTGTCCCAGATCTCCACCCGGTCGCTTTGAGCTTCCAAGACCAATGCTTTTCCCAAGCCTGCATGCTCGATCAAAAAACTGGTTAGCAAAACTCTTCCACTTCCATCCAGCTGCACTTCTCTCGCTCCACTAAAGAACATCCGCTGAAAAGCCCTACGCTTGGGGTCATAGCTATTTAAAGCGCGAATCTTGGCAGATTCTTTTTCCCAAACCGCCAAGGGCCATAAAACCAGACACTTGTCCAAGCCGCGGTTAATTACGAAATCATTTTGTTGATCCTCGGGCAATTGCTTACGAAGACCTGAAGGCATCAAGAAGCGGCCTTTAGCGTCCAGTTTACAATGATATTCTCCGATTAATGATTTCATTCGTCAATGTACTTTCGGAATCAACGACATAAAGAAAAGCATTTTTCCCACTTTTTCCCACTTTTATACACATTTTTTACACAATATGTTCCACTTTATGTATTGATGCTAACAATAATGGAAATTATTTTTTATTATCCAACTTAATTAGCACAATACGCCAACATCTTTGGCTATTTAGCAAATATTATTACTAAACAGCTTAGGATATCGGGGCGAAAAGTGGAGAAGAGTGGAGAATCCGAACCTGATTTGGTCCAAATCCGAAGAAGATTTGAAAAAATTGCCCATTTCTATGCACGTTTTTACTCACATGCGGTTTCACAATTACATGATCATTTGATCAATTCCGCATGATTCAGTAGTAAGACAATGTGAAAGGGGAAATTGCATGGAGGACCCTTACGCGCGGCCCCCATTTCCCTTAAAAAGGAAATGAGCGCGCGGGGCCAAATCGAAGATTTACTATAATATACTATTGGAAATAGGACATGCAGGGTCGTTCCTCTCTTAAGGGGAACGGGCTTGTGGCGGAGGGATACAAAAAATACGGCAGCCCTTGCGGACTGCCGTTCCTGATTTCTTGTATGTATGTTTGTTTGCTAGTTCAGGCTGAGCTCCTCAGTCTGAGTAGTTTTGCCAGCATATACACGGAAGGTGTATGTTCCTTTGGCAAAGCCGTCGAAGCGGAAAGTTCTGGAACCGTCTTTGTTCAATTCGATAGTATCATCGAACATAACGCTTCCTCTCTTGTCCTCAACATAAACGTAGATCTCTTTGATCTCCGGATTGTCAATTTGCAAAAGCACTTTTCCACTTCCTTCAAAAGTGGTCAGCTGGGCCGTGAAGTCTTTTTGATCCTTGATACGAAGAATCTCCAACTTCTCTGTCTTTCTCCAGCCTTTACCTGAAAACTCGATGAAGTACTCACCTTCAGGCAAATTTGCAAAGTCGTAAAGTTTGGCGAATTCAAGGGTACTTTTGAATTCCTCTGAATAAAGCTTCTCCTTGTACTTGTCATAGATTCGCAGCCATACGTTTTCCATTTGTTCTCCCTGGAAAAAGATCCTGTAACGATCTCCCTTGACTGCCTGAACCTTGATCATAGGATCAGACTCCGAAATACTCACACGCGTAGTAAAGTCATTTGCTGTTGCGGTAGCCATTTTTACCATAAAAAGTACTACCATTGCATACTTGAAAAATTTCATAACAAATGATTTTTGCTTTATTGTTTAACTCGGGAGTAAAGCAACGTCACATTTATTAATAATGCAAATTATTTATGTATTTTTTATTGATTTAATAATTATTCATTAATTTTTTAACAAATTATTAATATTAGCAATTAATTCTTTAGCAGCTTCTTATATAAGATCTCGCCTTCACTTTCCAATTTCAGGAAATACACTCCCAGACTGAGTTTATCTGTTGCTATTGTGTACTGATAGCTACTTTGTGAATCCGAACTCTCTTCTATTTTCCTAATCAAACGTCCCTGCATATCTAGTAATTCCAAACTAAAAGAAGCATTATTCGGGATTTTCACTTCTATATTTATAAAGTTCCTAATCGGATTGGGATCAGCCTTTAATCCAAAAGATGCATTGATAAAAACAGTACGCACCTCTGAATAACTATAGTTCCCATCCACTTCGATCTCTTTCAATCTATAATAGAGTTTCCCTTCTGGGGGACTTTGATCCGTAAACGAATAGGTCTCATTACTTCCTTTCGCCAATACTCTCCCTACCCTTTCAAACATCTGTCCATCAATGCTCCTTTCTATTTGAAAGAAATCACTGCCTGTTTCTACAGTCGTTTTCCACCTCAGTTCAACTTTCGCATTTCTTTCATAGGCTACAAAGGATTCATATTCTACTGCCAGGGTAGAAGAACTTTGTTCAACATACTGAGACAGCAAATGGATATAAGCAGCCTGATAATAAATTGCCGGTTCCGTGATTTGCCAGGAATCCTGTGGCCAGGACGTATTCCAATCTAAATAAGATTTCTGCGCAGGTTGGTCCTGCGGAGGAGAGAAGTATCCCTGAGAAGGCGCATAACTGGGATTAGGGCCACCGGAAAGATATCCGGGAACAGGTCCCACCGAAGAAGTTTGCGCATTATCATACACGGTTCCATCCCCAAACCAGGCATGGTAGATTTCATTTATTGAATTCTCAGCACCAAAATCTTTCATATTGCTGAGAAAAACCAGATTCATCGGATTTACCCCATGCATAAAATGAATGTATCCAGCAGCTCCATTTTTAAAATCCTCCTTTTGGTCATCATTGGCTGCCAGGTCATAATAAACCATATTATTCATAATCACCCCAGTATGGGATTTGACCTGATTACTTCCCCAGACATAATCCTGATCAGCTAAATAGGCCCGATAAGGGTCAGATCCATTTTGATAAGCCGGCAATAAGCCCGCATTTCCACTACTGGCCGAATTGATGAAGTTATTTTTAATGGCATTGGCGACCGTGGGAGTAGCACTACCATTATTAGCATAATACAAAAGTGCATCCTGGTAAACATTCTCATAGGGATACCAGAAGTTCCATTGCAGGGCATGAATGTCTGCATAATTTGCATCTACAAAGGATTTATATTGAGCTTCTCCAGTTTTAATGAAAAGGTAAACGGCAGTAGCGAATTTTGTTGCATCCTGGTCGTATTCACTGACTTCAGGATTTGCGCTTTGAAAACCGCTATTGTCATAAAAGGAAGCTGCAGGATTATTTTGTATCCAGTTCCAGGCTTTCACAGCTCTTGCCAGGAGGGTATCTCCATAGGTCTGCATGCCTGCATCTGACAAAGAACCAAATATGATAGAAGCTTTGGCGAAATTGCTAGCGAGGGTTAAAGTTGCAGATGCCTGTGCAGGTCCATATCTGCGGAAAGCATTGTCTGAAGTCGGAGGACTGGAAGCGGCAAAATCGGTTACCGAGACTTTCATCAAACCACTTCCATCTGCTTCCTGCATTTTCAATAGCCAATCCAATTCCCATTTGATTTCGTCCAGCAAATCCGGGATGCCATTTCCAGATTCTGGTATATTAAAGTCGTCTGTCCAGATGTCGGGATTCTTTTCATAAGCCGAAAGGAGATTGTGAACTACGGTATGGGTAAAATTCACATACTTATTATAATCTCCTGCATCATACCAGCCTCCACTCAAATCTTTGGAAGTTGATGCCAGGGGATTGCTAACCAGTCGACAATCCAGATCTTGTTCTGTACCCAAATGACTGGCACCATCTGACCATTTTGCATCGGTATAGGGAGCTTGTTTGGCGAAACCACTTCTTTGGTAGAAGAAAGTTCGTACGGCTTGTTTTAGAACTTCTGTATAGACATCCTCTCCTATTTTAAAGGGAAAGGAGGCTACATCATTGCCAGGATCATAGATATAATATTCTCCCGGCACATTGAGGGAGCTAAAATCAAACCACCAGGCCTTATCTCCACTTTGATTATGGGTAGCCCCTCCGTTCCAGCTAGTGATGGTCCCTGAAAGAATAAGATTCTGATCCGGATAGGAGCGAACTTCATAGGTATTTCCCGGGCTAAAGGATTCATTGGAATTGAAACCCATTTGTGGATCGCTAATTACAGCGACTTTTTCTGCATCTGGCAGATAGCCGAATTGATCAATATGGATATGAGGGGAAGGAGTAGGAAGTTGAGCGTAAACTGCGATAATCTGGCAACAAAGGAGGAAAGAGAGTAAAGAATGTCGCAAATACATATAGCTTTTCAAAGGTTAATTGAAGCAAATCTTGAGCATAAACTGTTGAATAGGGGTAATCAGGATGTAGCAAATGAGCTTTTGCTATAGAGACTAAACTAAAAAGTTTTCCGGAATGTTGGGATGCTCGTACTAAGGTTTTCAGAATTGGTAAAGGGGGGAGATGTTTTCACGTATTCTGGAGTTCTTGTGTTCTGGTTTAGGGATAACTCTCTAGAACATGAGAACACATGAACACCGGAGCACCTCCTTAGCTCATGACTTGATATGCTACGAAAGCAGCCACATAGGCCATAAGAGTCAAATAGGTCAACATAATAAAGACCCAGAAATTACCTAGCTCCTTTTGGGTGACGGCCAGCGTACTCATGCATTGCATCGCAATGGCGAAGAAGATGATGAGTGAAAGGACTACAGCTGGTGTATATAAGGGTGAGCCATCGGGCTTTTTCTCTGCTCGCATACGATCT includes:
- a CDS encoding glycoside hydrolase family 9 protein, translating into MRHSLLSFLLCCQIIAVYAQLPTPSPHIHIDQFGYLPDAEKVAVISDPQMGFNSNESFSPGNTYEVRSYPDQNLILSGTITSWNGGATHNQSGDKAWWFDFSSLNVPGEYYIYDPGNDVASFPFKIGEDVYTEVLKQAVRTFFYQRSGFAKQAPYTDAKWSDGASHLGTEQDLDCRLVSNPLASTSKDLSGGWYDAGDYNKYVNFTHTVVHNLLSAYEKNPDIWTDDFNIPESGNGIPDLLDEIKWELDWLLKMQEADGSGLMKVSVTDFAASSPPTSDNAFRRYGPAQASATLTLASNFAKASIIFGSLSDAGMQTYGDTLLARAVKAWNWIQNNPAASFYDNSGFQSANPEVSEYDQDATKFATAVYLFIKTGEAQYKSFVDANYADIHALQWNFWYPYENVYQDALLYYANNGSATPTVANAIKNNFINSASSGNAGLLPAYQNGSDPYRAYLADQDYVWGSNQVKSHTGVIMNNMVYYDLAANDDQKEDFKNGAAGYIHFMHGVNPMNLVFLSNMKDFGAENSINEIYHAWFGDGTVYDNAQTSSVGPVPGYLSGGPNPSYAPSQGYFSPPQDQPAQKSYLDWNTSWPQDSWQITEPAIYYQAAYIHLLSQYVEQSSSTLAVEYESFVAYERNAKVELRWKTTVETGSDFFQIERSIDGQMFERVGRVLAKGSNETYSFTDQSPPEGKLYYRLKEIEVDGNYSYSEVRTVFINASFGLKADPNPIRNFINIEVKIPNNASFSLELLDMQGRLIRKIEESSDSQSSYQYTIATDKLSLGVYFLKLESEGEILYKKLLKN
- the mraZ gene encoding division/cell wall cluster transcriptional repressor MraZ, with the translated sequence MKSLIGEYHCKLDAKGRFLMPSGLRKQLPEDQQNDFVINRGLDKCLVLWPLAVWEKESAKIRALNSYDPKRRAFQRMFFSGAREVQLDGSGRVLLTSFLIEHAGLGKALVLEAQSDRVEIWDKNAFEGWMEDPGYDFGMLAEEVMKDLGSGEGGQ